A single region of the Anaerolineales bacterium genome encodes:
- the fabF gene encoding beta-ketoacyl-ACP synthase II, whose translation MERRRVVVTGMGLVCPCGNSVQEAWTNIAAGRSGVAPITRFDASELEVNFAAEVKGFDGKATFGHREARRMDRATQFAVAATQEAMRHAKLDMSQEDPWEVGCLIGTGIGGIETLLEQSRVSLERGYRVVSPLLIPMMIPDNPTGRTAIEFNLRGPNMSISTACATGNNAIGEAAEIIRRCSADVMIAGSTEAAIVPLALAAFANMGALSHRNDDPTTASRPFDATRDGFVMGEGCGILILEALEHALARGATIYGEILGYGNTDDAHHVTAPLENGEGARVAMQKAIRSAGLRPEQIDYVNAHGTGTPLNDSAETRAMKDIWGEKAAHLKISSIKGATGHLLGAAGSLEAIISLLTMHHSYIPPTINLHTPDPVCDLDYTPNVGIDHAVHTVMSSSFGFGGHNAVLVMGKYTANGHPA comes from the coding sequence ATGGAACGACGGCGGGTCGTCGTCACAGGCATGGGGTTGGTCTGCCCGTGTGGGAACAGTGTACAAGAAGCATGGACAAATATTGCGGCAGGGCGTTCCGGCGTTGCGCCGATCACGCGCTTTGACGCTTCGGAACTTGAAGTGAACTTTGCCGCTGAAGTGAAAGGCTTTGATGGCAAAGCGACCTTTGGGCATCGTGAGGCGCGACGGATGGATCGGGCGACGCAATTTGCCGTTGCCGCCACCCAAGAGGCGATGCGCCATGCCAAGTTGGACATGAGCCAAGAAGACCCCTGGGAAGTGGGCTGTCTGATTGGGACAGGAATCGGGGGAATTGAGACGCTGCTTGAGCAATCGCGTGTCTCGCTGGAACGCGGCTATCGTGTCGTCAGCCCGCTGCTCATCCCGATGATGATTCCCGATAACCCCACCGGGCGGACGGCGATTGAATTCAACCTGCGCGGTCCGAATATGTCGATTTCCACCGCCTGCGCTACGGGGAACAATGCCATTGGCGAGGCGGCGGAGATCATTCGCCGCTGTTCGGCAGATGTCATGATCGCCGGCAGTACGGAGGCGGCTATTGTGCCGTTGGCGCTGGCAGCCTTCGCCAATATGGGGGCGCTCTCACACCGCAATGACGATCCAACCACCGCCTCGCGCCCTTTTGATGCCACACGAGACGGCTTTGTCATGGGGGAAGGCTGTGGGATTCTGATTCTAGAGGCGCTGGAACATGCCCTTGCACGCGGCGCGACGATCTACGGGGAAATCTTGGGGTATGGGAATACCGATGATGCCCATCATGTCACCGCCCCGCTGGAAAATGGCGAGGGGGCGCGGGTTGCCATGCAAAAAGCGATCCGCAGTGCCGGACTTCGCCCAGAGCAGATTGATTACGTAAACGCGCACGGCACGGGGACACCGCTCAACGATTCCGCCGAAACCCGCGCCATGAAAGACATTTGGGGTGAGAAAGCGGCGCATCTGAAGATCAGTTCGATCAAAGGGGCGACGGGGCATTTGCTTGGCGCGGCGGGCAGCCTTGAGGCAATCATCAGTCTGCTGACGATGCATCACAGCTACATCCCACCGACGATCAACCTGCATACGCCCGATCCGGTCTGCGATCTCGATTACACGCCGAATGTGGGAATTGACCATGCGGTGCACACCGTCATGAGCAGTTCATTTGGGTTTGGCGGTCATAACGCTGTTTTGGTGATGGGGAAATACACTGCGAATGGACACCCCGCGTAA